In one window of Hyalangium ruber DNA:
- a CDS encoding M35 family metallo-endopeptidase, which yields MSKFLRGHWSWLVGGLVSASVLGACGAPEEQNLEVAEPAAAGDVKVQLSLGKATLAAGDSVSVSVTLTNVSGRSVKLPYWTTAARGVKEPLFDVQLNGAPVAYTGPHYKWAAPQAEDFITLAPGQSVTHTADVGGVYDFSATGSYSLSYASEAHGQVAQFASNNVTVWVEGRPGLQPQGNEGNVSAQALSYSGACTSSEQSSISTAFNSAKTYSTNSLSYLTNTTPGNTARYKTWFGNYTSTNWNTAKNHFSAIKSAFDTKSVVVDCSCNDSAYAYVYPASPYKIYVCNAFWSAPNTGTDSRAGTLVHEMSHFNVVAATDDHAYGQSAAKSLATSNPTRALDNADSHEYFAENTPAQN from the coding sequence ATGAGCAAGTTCCTGCGCGGTCATTGGTCCTGGCTGGTTGGTGGTCTCGTCAGCGCGTCCGTACTCGGTGCCTGTGGTGCTCCCGAGGAGCAGAACCTCGAGGTCGCCGAGCCGGCCGCCGCGGGCGACGTGAAGGTGCAGCTGTCCCTGGGCAAGGCCACCCTGGCCGCCGGCGACAGCGTGTCGGTCAGCGTCACCCTGACCAACGTGTCGGGCCGCTCCGTGAAGCTGCCGTACTGGACCACCGCCGCGCGCGGCGTGAAGGAGCCCCTGTTCGACGTGCAGCTCAACGGCGCCCCCGTGGCGTACACCGGCCCGCACTACAAGTGGGCGGCCCCCCAGGCCGAGGACTTCATCACCCTGGCCCCCGGCCAGAGCGTGACGCACACCGCGGACGTCGGCGGCGTCTATGACTTCTCCGCCACGGGCAGCTACAGCCTGAGCTACGCCTCCGAGGCGCACGGCCAGGTGGCCCAGTTCGCCTCCAACAACGTGACGGTGTGGGTCGAGGGTCGCCCCGGCCTGCAGCCCCAGGGTAACGAGGGCAATGTGTCCGCCCAGGCCCTGTCGTACTCCGGCGCGTGCACCAGCAGCGAGCAGTCGTCCATCTCGACGGCGTTCAACAGCGCCAAGACGTACTCGACCAACTCGCTGAGCTACCTGACCAACACCACCCCGGGCAACACCGCGCGCTACAAGACGTGGTTCGGCAACTACACCAGCACCAACTGGAACACCGCCAAGAACCACTTCAGCGCCATCAAGAGCGCCTTCGACACCAAGTCGGTGGTGGTCGATTGCAGCTGCAACGACAGCGCCTACGCCTACGTGTACCCGGCCTCGCCGTACAAGATCTACGTGTGCAACGCCTTCTGGAGCGCCCCCAACACGGGCACCGACTCCCGCGCGGGCACGCTGGTCCACGAGATGAGCCACTTCAACGTGGTGGCCGCCACGGATGACCACGCCTACGGCCAGAGCGCGGCCAAGAGCCTGGCGACCTCCAACCCCACCCGCGCGCTGGACAACGCGGACAGCCACGAGTACTTCGCCGAGAACACCCCGGCGCAGAACTAA
- a CDS encoding M1 family metallopeptidase translates to MPRLDPHSYNDSSQPETESLDWKARVDFRTRRLHAEVTLTLKEASAGPLDLDTRDLDIRAVVDAEGKPLPFLLSPPEVILGSRLRIELPAGVRQLTVRYRTSPEASALQWLEPSQTAGRQHPFLFSQCQAIHARSVVPCQDTPRIRIRYKAALTIPKALKAVMAAGFVRREEPSVEAVEHYEMPQPIPPYLLAFAVGSLASKELGPRSRVWAEPEVLEAAAAEFEDVDAMLRVAESLFSPYGWERFDLLTMPPSFPYGGMENPRLTFLTPTLLAGDKSLVNVVAHELAHSWTGNLVTNASAEHFWLNESFTVFAERRILEALAGSEVARLHAALGRRSLETAIEHFRAQPQWTVLRTHLAGVDPDEVFSQIPYEKGYLMLCAMEERVGRQAFDAYLRRYIETFSFQALTTEDWVAFTERELPGVLAQVHAEDYLHKPGIPASAPAPRSHRLEQLQRLKGTVPSAEAVKDWTAAEWQLFLEWMPADTSRDTIKALDERFQLTQSHNSEVLVAWLVAALRAHYAPALERAEAFLGEVGRMKYLKPLYSTLGASKDYRARAREVFKKYAERYHPIARQGVESILSRA, encoded by the coding sequence ATGCCCCGCCTCGACCCACACTCGTACAACGACAGCTCGCAGCCCGAGACCGAATCCCTTGACTGGAAGGCCCGGGTGGACTTCCGGACACGGCGCCTGCACGCGGAGGTGACCCTGACCCTCAAGGAGGCCTCCGCGGGCCCGCTGGACCTGGATACCCGGGATCTCGACATTCGCGCGGTGGTGGACGCCGAGGGCAAGCCCCTGCCCTTCCTGCTCTCGCCGCCGGAGGTGATTCTGGGCAGCCGCCTGCGGATCGAGCTGCCGGCGGGGGTGCGCCAGCTCACGGTGCGCTATCGCACCTCGCCCGAGGCCAGCGCCCTGCAGTGGCTGGAGCCCTCGCAGACGGCGGGCCGCCAGCACCCGTTCCTCTTCAGCCAGTGCCAGGCCATCCACGCGCGCTCGGTGGTGCCGTGCCAGGACACGCCGCGCATCCGCATCCGCTACAAGGCGGCGCTCACCATCCCCAAGGCGCTCAAGGCGGTGATGGCCGCCGGGTTCGTTCGCCGCGAGGAGCCCAGCGTGGAGGCGGTGGAGCACTACGAGATGCCCCAGCCGATTCCTCCCTACCTGCTGGCCTTCGCGGTGGGGAGCCTGGCCAGCAAGGAGCTGGGGCCGCGCTCGCGCGTGTGGGCCGAGCCCGAGGTGCTCGAGGCCGCCGCCGCCGAGTTCGAGGACGTGGACGCCATGCTGCGCGTGGCCGAGTCCCTCTTCAGTCCATATGGGTGGGAACGTTTTGATCTGCTCACCATGCCGCCCTCCTTCCCCTACGGGGGCATGGAGAACCCGCGGCTCACCTTCCTCACGCCCACGCTGCTGGCGGGGGACAAGAGCCTGGTGAACGTGGTGGCGCACGAGCTGGCGCACTCGTGGACGGGCAACCTCGTCACCAACGCCTCTGCCGAGCACTTCTGGCTCAACGAGAGCTTCACCGTGTTCGCCGAGCGCCGCATCCTCGAGGCCCTCGCGGGCTCGGAAGTGGCCCGGCTCCATGCCGCGCTCGGCCGCCGCTCACTGGAGACGGCCATCGAGCACTTCCGCGCCCAGCCGCAGTGGACCGTGCTGCGCACCCACCTGGCCGGCGTGGACCCGGACGAGGTCTTCTCGCAGATTCCTTACGAGAAGGGCTACCTCATGCTGTGCGCCATGGAGGAGCGCGTGGGTCGGCAGGCCTTCGACGCGTACCTGCGCCGCTACATCGAGACATTCAGCTTCCAGGCCCTCACCACCGAGGACTGGGTGGCCTTCACCGAGCGCGAGCTGCCGGGAGTGCTCGCCCAGGTCCACGCCGAGGACTACCTGCACAAGCCGGGCATCCCCGCCAGCGCGCCCGCTCCCCGCTCGCACCGGCTGGAGCAGCTGCAACGGCTCAAGGGCACCGTGCCCTCCGCCGAGGCGGTGAAGGACTGGACCGCCGCCGAGTGGCAGCTGTTCCTCGAGTGGATGCCCGCGGACACCTCGCGCGACACCATCAAGGCCCTGGACGAGCGCTTCCAGCTCACCCAGAGCCACAACTCGGAGGTGCTCGTGGCGTGGCTGGTGGCGGCGCTGCGAGCTCACTACGCGCCCGCGCTGGAGCGCGCCGAGGCCTTCCTCGGCGAGGTGGGCCGCATGAAGTACCTCAAGCCCCTGTACAGCACCCTGGGTGCATCAAAGGACTACCGGGCCCGAGCGCGAGAGGTCTTCAAGAAGTATGCGGAGCGCTACCACCCCATCGCCCGTCAGGGCGTGGAGAGCATCCTTTCCCGGGCTTGA
- a CDS encoding 3-hydroxyacyl-CoA dehydrogenase/enoyl-CoA hydratase family protein, with the protein MTTRIRKVAVLGAGVMGSGIAAHLANSGVRALLLDIVPPKAAPGEDTSSKAFRNKFVLGALANMRKQKPSPIVSEQVFTAIEVGNFDDDMARLAECDWVIEVVKEDMAVKQALFAKVEQHARKDAIISSNTSGLSIAGMLQGRGAEFRKNFLVTHFFNPVRYMKLLELVAGPETNPEVVRAVHRFGEEVLGKGIVYGKDTTNFIANRIGVYGMMRTIAEMQKAEMTVEEVDKIFGPAMGRPKSAVFRTADIVGLDTFTHVAKNCYDTLTQDEERQTFATPDFLQKMVEKGMLGDKSGGGFYKKSKGGGGDGEKEILALDLKTLEYRKQNKVRFESLGAAKDVEDVRERVATVMKGQDKAAKFAERVTLDVLAYTSRRIPEIADDIVNIDRGLRWGFGWDMGPFETWDAYGVRAGVARMKELGLKPAAWVEEMLAAGRESFYGVAEGRDTYWDIPSKTVKLVQENARTQRVEYLKRGNKKIAGNGSATLWDLGDGATLLEFHSKMNSIDDDIIAMMGTALDETEKNHRGLVIGNDGGNFSAGANIFAMLWAAKNGEFDAIRKMAAAFQAANQRMRYSPVPVVTAPFNLTLGGGAEAAMGGNAIQASAELYMGLVEVGVGLIPGGGGTMQLLRNVYGAYSADKDFDAFPFIKKVFLSIGMAKVATSAEEARELGFLSANDGISANRDFLLADAKAKVLGMAEAGFRAPRPTRFRLPGPNGFATVDMLLYDMQLNNQISAHDRKIAQKLARVLTGGDTSPSVLLTEERMLELELEAFLSLCGEEKTQDRLQFMLEKGKPLRN; encoded by the coding sequence ATGACGACGCGGATCCGCAAAGTGGCAGTGCTGGGCGCCGGCGTGATGGGCAGCGGTATCGCCGCGCACCTGGCCAACTCGGGTGTACGCGCGCTGCTGCTGGACATCGTCCCGCCCAAGGCGGCGCCGGGCGAAGACACCTCCTCCAAGGCCTTCCGCAACAAGTTCGTGCTGGGGGCGCTGGCCAACATGCGCAAGCAGAAGCCCAGCCCCATCGTGTCCGAGCAGGTGTTCACCGCCATCGAGGTGGGTAACTTCGATGACGACATGGCCCGCCTCGCCGAGTGCGACTGGGTCATCGAGGTGGTGAAGGAGGACATGGCCGTCAAGCAGGCCCTGTTCGCCAAGGTGGAGCAGCACGCGCGCAAGGACGCGATCATCAGCTCCAACACCTCGGGCCTCTCCATCGCGGGGATGCTGCAGGGCCGGGGCGCCGAGTTCCGCAAGAACTTCCTGGTGACGCACTTCTTCAACCCCGTGCGCTACATGAAGCTGCTGGAGCTGGTGGCCGGCCCCGAGACGAACCCCGAGGTGGTGCGCGCGGTGCATCGCTTTGGCGAGGAGGTGCTCGGCAAGGGCATCGTCTACGGCAAGGACACCACCAACTTCATCGCCAACCGCATCGGCGTGTACGGGATGATGCGGACCATCGCCGAGATGCAGAAGGCGGAGATGACGGTGGAGGAGGTCGACAAGATCTTTGGCCCGGCGATGGGGCGGCCCAAGTCGGCCGTGTTCCGCACCGCGGACATCGTCGGCCTGGACACCTTCACCCACGTGGCGAAGAACTGTTACGACACGCTGACGCAGGATGAGGAGCGGCAGACGTTTGCCACCCCGGACTTCCTCCAGAAGATGGTGGAGAAGGGGATGCTGGGCGACAAGAGCGGCGGGGGCTTCTACAAGAAGTCCAAGGGCGGCGGCGGTGACGGGGAGAAGGAGATCCTCGCGCTCGACCTGAAGACGCTCGAGTATCGCAAGCAGAACAAGGTGCGCTTCGAGTCGCTGGGCGCGGCCAAGGACGTGGAGGACGTGCGCGAGCGCGTGGCCACGGTGATGAAGGGCCAGGACAAGGCGGCGAAGTTCGCCGAGCGCGTGACGCTGGACGTGCTGGCCTACACCAGCCGCCGGATTCCGGAGATCGCCGACGACATCGTCAACATCGACCGCGGCCTGCGCTGGGGCTTCGGCTGGGACATGGGTCCCTTCGAGACCTGGGATGCGTACGGGGTGCGCGCGGGCGTGGCGCGGATGAAGGAGCTGGGCCTCAAGCCGGCCGCGTGGGTGGAGGAGATGCTGGCCGCGGGCCGCGAGTCCTTCTACGGCGTGGCGGAGGGGCGCGACACGTATTGGGACATCCCCAGCAAGACGGTGAAGCTGGTGCAGGAGAACGCGCGCACGCAGCGCGTGGAGTACCTCAAGCGCGGCAACAAGAAGATCGCCGGCAACGGCAGCGCCACGCTGTGGGACCTGGGCGATGGCGCCACGCTGCTCGAGTTCCACTCGAAGATGAACTCCATCGACGATGACATCATCGCGATGATGGGCACGGCGCTGGACGAGACGGAGAAGAACCACCGGGGCCTGGTCATCGGCAACGACGGAGGGAACTTCTCGGCGGGCGCCAACATCTTCGCGATGCTGTGGGCGGCGAAGAACGGCGAGTTCGACGCCATCCGGAAGATGGCGGCGGCGTTCCAGGCGGCCAACCAGCGCATGCGCTACAGCCCGGTGCCGGTGGTGACGGCGCCCTTCAACCTGACGCTGGGCGGCGGCGCGGAGGCGGCGATGGGCGGCAACGCCATCCAGGCCTCGGCGGAGCTGTACATGGGCCTGGTGGAGGTGGGCGTGGGCCTGATTCCGGGCGGCGGCGGCACGATGCAGCTCTTGCGCAACGTGTACGGCGCCTACTCGGCGGACAAGGACTTCGACGCGTTCCCCTTCATCAAGAAGGTGTTCCTGTCGATCGGCATGGCGAAGGTGGCCACCAGCGCGGAGGAGGCGCGGGAGCTGGGCTTCCTGAGCGCCAACGACGGGATTTCCGCCAACCGGGACTTCCTGCTGGCGGACGCGAAGGCGAAGGTGCTGGGCATGGCGGAGGCCGGCTTCCGGGCGCCTCGGCCCACGCGGTTCCGACTGCCGGGGCCCAACGGGTTCGCCACGGTGGACATGCTGCTGTACGACATGCAGCTCAACAACCAGATCTCCGCCCACGATCGGAAGATCGCCCAGAAGCTGGCGCGGGTGCTCACCGGTGGTGACACGAGCCCCTCGGTGCTGCTGACCGAGGAGCGGATGCTGGAGCTGGAGCTGGAGGCCTTCCTGAGCCTGTGCGGCGAGGAGAAGACGCAGGATCGGCTGCAGTTCATGCTGGAGAAGGGCAAGCCGCTGCGGAACTAG
- a CDS encoding thiolase family protein produces the protein MAGRVVIASAVRTPFTRAHKGEFKDTRPDTLAAHVIKEAVARVPGLKPADVEDVILGCAMPEAEQGMNVARQAALLGGLPDTVPAMTINRFCSSGTQSIAQAAQAIQAGMIQVAVAGGTESMTMVPMGGNKVSANPEIMEKYPEVYTSMGVTAENIASRYSVSREDADKFAYESQRKAATAREQGKFKEEILPIATTYYDEDGKAKQVTVSVDTILRPDTTLEGLAKLRPAFNAKGVVTAGNASPLTDGAAAAVVMSEEKAKSLGVKPLGYFLDFQVAGVPPEIMGVGPVPAVKKLLAKNNLKVEDIDVFELNEAFAAQALHCIRELGIPLEKANPNGGAIALGHPLGVSGARLVATILYELKRRNGRYGVVTMCIGGGMGAAALIEVAK, from the coding sequence ATGGCCGGTCGAGTCGTGATTGCCAGCGCGGTGCGCACCCCGTTCACCCGCGCGCACAAGGGAGAGTTCAAGGACACGCGGCCCGATACGCTCGCGGCCCACGTCATCAAGGAAGCGGTGGCGCGGGTACCGGGGCTGAAGCCGGCCGACGTGGAGGACGTGATTCTCGGCTGCGCCATGCCGGAGGCGGAGCAGGGGATGAACGTCGCTCGCCAGGCCGCGCTGCTGGGCGGGCTGCCGGACACGGTGCCGGCGATGACGATCAACCGCTTCTGCTCGTCGGGCACGCAGTCGATCGCCCAGGCGGCGCAGGCGATTCAGGCGGGGATGATCCAGGTGGCGGTCGCCGGCGGCACCGAGTCGATGACGATGGTGCCGATGGGTGGCAACAAGGTCAGCGCCAACCCGGAGATCATGGAGAAGTACCCCGAGGTGTACACCTCCATGGGCGTGACGGCGGAGAACATCGCCAGCCGCTACAGCGTGAGTCGGGAGGACGCGGACAAGTTCGCCTACGAGTCCCAGCGCAAGGCGGCCACGGCCCGCGAGCAGGGGAAGTTCAAGGAGGAGATCCTCCCCATCGCCACGACGTACTACGACGAGGACGGCAAGGCGAAGCAGGTGACGGTCTCGGTCGACACCATCCTGCGGCCGGACACGACGCTGGAGGGCCTGGCGAAGCTGCGGCCGGCGTTCAACGCCAAGGGCGTGGTGACGGCGGGTAACGCCTCGCCGCTGACGGATGGCGCGGCGGCGGCGGTGGTGATGAGCGAGGAGAAGGCGAAGTCGCTCGGGGTGAAGCCGCTGGGCTACTTCCTGGACTTCCAGGTGGCGGGCGTGCCGCCGGAGATCATGGGCGTGGGGCCGGTGCCGGCGGTGAAGAAGCTGCTGGCGAAGAACAACCTCAAGGTCGAGGACATCGACGTCTTCGAGCTGAACGAGGCGTTCGCGGCGCAGGCGCTGCACTGCATCCGGGAGCTGGGCATTCCGCTGGAGAAGGCGAACCCGAACGGCGGCGCGATCGCCCTGGGCCACCCGCTGGGCGTGTCCGGCGCGCGGCTGGTGGCCACCATCCTGTACGAGCTGAAGCGCCGTAACGGCCGCTACGGCGTCGTCACCATGTGCATTGGTGGCGGCATGGGCGCCGCGGCGCTCATCGAGGTGGCGAAGTAG
- a CDS encoding glycosyltransferase family 2 protein gives MSPTVAVLIPCLNEEVAISKVVSDFRAALPEATVYVYDNASTDRTAEVARAAGAVVRVEPVRGKGNVVRRMFADVEADVYVLVDGDDTYQASAAPRCVEWLVREQLDMLNVARVTEIEAAYRRGHRFGNAMLTGMVATLFGNRFRDILSGYRVFSRRFIKSFPALAAGFEIETELTVHALELRMPVAEAEAVYKDRPAGSASKLRTFSDGWRILRMILRLLKQERPLLFFSVLAGLLALVAVVLAVPIFITFHETGLVPRLPTAVLSTGIMMLASLSLACGLVLDTVTRGRQELKRLHYLAIPAVGQPEAAPVRRGVEPSHAQVG, from the coding sequence ATGTCCCCAACCGTCGCGGTCCTGATCCCCTGCCTCAACGAAGAGGTGGCCATCAGCAAGGTGGTGAGTGACTTCCGCGCCGCGCTGCCCGAGGCCACTGTCTACGTGTACGACAACGCCTCGACGGACCGCACCGCCGAGGTGGCGCGCGCGGCGGGGGCGGTGGTGCGGGTCGAGCCCGTGCGCGGCAAGGGCAACGTGGTGCGCCGGATGTTCGCGGACGTGGAGGCGGACGTGTACGTGCTGGTGGATGGCGACGACACGTACCAGGCCTCGGCCGCGCCGAGGTGCGTGGAGTGGCTCGTTCGGGAGCAGCTGGACATGCTCAACGTGGCGAGGGTGACGGAGATCGAGGCCGCCTACCGGCGCGGGCATCGTTTTGGCAACGCGATGCTGACGGGCATGGTGGCCACGCTGTTCGGCAACCGCTTCCGGGACATCCTCTCGGGCTACCGCGTCTTCTCGCGCCGCTTCATCAAGTCGTTCCCGGCGCTCGCCGCTGGCTTCGAGATCGAAACCGAGCTGACGGTGCATGCGCTTGAGCTGCGCATGCCGGTGGCGGAGGCGGAGGCCGTCTACAAGGACCGCCCGGCTGGCTCGGCGAGCAAGCTGCGCACGTTCAGTGACGGTTGGCGGATCCTCCGCATGATCCTTCGGTTGTTGAAGCAGGAGCGACCACTGCTCTTCTTCTCGGTGCTCGCGGGCTTGCTGGCACTGGTGGCGGTAGTGCTCGCGGTGCCGATCTTCATCACCTTCCACGAGACGGGGCTGGTGCCCCGGTTGCCCACGGCGGTGCTCTCCACGGGCATCATGATGCTGGCGTCCCTGAGCCTGGCGTGTGGACTGGTGCTCGACACCGTCACGCGCGGACGGCAGGAACTCAAGCGCCTGCACTACCTGGCCATTCCCGCCGTGGGACAGCCCGAGGCTGCGCCCGTGCGTCGTGGCGTCGAACCCAGCCACGCACAGGTGGGCTGA
- a CDS encoding MutS-related protein — MTASSDSSPQHTYTDRRAIAQAKLAELDRVSARYANLRGLAFLAAAGIAGLVLFGKLPKSYWWAVGGAVAFYAVLAVLHHYVFRREARERLYVTLNERGLARLSGAWREFAERGERFASPSHLYSPDLDVFGQASLFQLMNETATRTGEERLASWLAAPAPAEEVVARQGAARELAPLIDFRQDVCVEARDVSREKADPGLFIRWAETGPSLQSIRWARPVALVLPPLTLALYVLGQFEVGPRWLWWVGLFAQLGVVLATRRTLRQMEESLSAGEHGFVRYAPLFSRIERQELNHPLLQRLQSGLQRAGEPPVSTHFHRFSRLYSFVEFKRHQFHPLVHLFTLWDVHALFALENWRARHGKEVRGWFEALAELEALSCLAGFAHDRPVFCWPTLVAEGPRVEAKELGHPLLDNPVPNDVSLPGPRHGLLITGSNMSGKTTLMRAVGTNVVLALAGAPVCARDFTVSPLHVLTSMRVKDSLERGVSYFYAEVQRIKAVLDAAATAKGQALFLLDEILLGTNTRERQIASREVLRLLLGTGACGAVTTHDLSLAELANEPGAHVVNVHFRDHLEDGKMVFDYKLRQGVVDTTNALRVLRMAGVPVKEAEPTLH; from the coding sequence ATGACTGCCTCCTCCGATTCTTCTCCGCAGCACACGTACACCGATCGTCGCGCCATCGCCCAAGCGAAGCTGGCGGAGCTGGACCGGGTCAGCGCGCGCTATGCGAACCTGCGCGGCCTGGCGTTCCTGGCGGCGGCCGGAATCGCGGGCCTCGTCCTCTTCGGGAAGCTGCCGAAGTCCTACTGGTGGGCGGTGGGCGGAGCGGTCGCGTTCTATGCGGTGCTCGCCGTGCTGCACCACTACGTCTTCCGCCGGGAGGCCCGGGAGCGGCTGTACGTCACGTTGAATGAGCGCGGGTTGGCTCGACTGAGCGGCGCGTGGCGTGAGTTCGCGGAGCGAGGTGAGCGCTTCGCCTCGCCCTCCCACCTGTACTCCCCGGACTTGGATGTCTTCGGGCAGGCCAGCCTCTTCCAGCTGATGAACGAAACAGCGACCCGGACGGGGGAAGAGCGCCTCGCCTCCTGGCTGGCGGCTCCGGCTCCTGCGGAAGAGGTGGTCGCGCGACAGGGCGCGGCGAGGGAGCTGGCCCCACTCATCGACTTCCGACAGGACGTGTGCGTAGAGGCGAGAGACGTGTCCCGAGAGAAGGCGGACCCGGGCCTGTTCATCCGCTGGGCGGAGACGGGCCCTTCGCTCCAGTCGATCCGCTGGGCGCGACCGGTGGCGCTGGTGCTGCCTCCGCTCACGCTCGCGCTCTACGTATTGGGACAGTTCGAGGTGGGACCGCGCTGGCTGTGGTGGGTGGGTCTGTTCGCGCAGTTGGGCGTGGTACTGGCCACGCGCCGCACGCTGCGGCAGATGGAGGAGAGCCTGTCCGCGGGCGAGCACGGCTTCGTGCGGTACGCGCCCCTCTTCTCCCGCATCGAGCGCCAGGAGCTGAACCACCCGTTGCTTCAGCGGCTCCAGTCCGGGCTGCAGCGTGCGGGCGAGCCGCCAGTCTCCACGCACTTCCACCGGTTCAGCCGGCTGTACTCATTCGTCGAGTTCAAGCGGCACCAGTTCCACCCGCTGGTACACCTGTTCACGCTCTGGGACGTGCATGCGCTCTTCGCGCTGGAGAACTGGCGCGCTCGGCACGGCAAGGAGGTCCGGGGCTGGTTCGAGGCACTGGCTGAGTTGGAGGCGCTCTCCTGCCTCGCGGGCTTCGCGCATGATCGGCCGGTCTTCTGCTGGCCCACGCTGGTGGCCGAGGGCCCACGGGTGGAAGCGAAGGAGCTCGGTCACCCGCTGCTGGACAACCCGGTGCCGAACGATGTGTCCCTGCCGGGGCCGCGTCACGGGCTGCTCATCACCGGCTCCAACATGTCGGGCAAGACGACGCTGATGCGGGCGGTGGGCACCAACGTGGTGCTGGCACTGGCCGGGGCGCCCGTCTGCGCACGGGATTTCACGGTGTCACCGCTACACGTGCTCACGAGCATGCGGGTGAAGGACTCGCTGGAGCGTGGCGTGTCCTACTTCTACGCGGAGGTGCAGCGCATCAAGGCGGTGCTGGACGCGGCCGCCACAGCGAAGGGACAAGCGCTGTTCCTGCTGGATGAAATCCTCCTGGGCACGAACACGCGCGAGCGGCAGATCGCCTCGCGCGAGGTGCTGCGGCTGCTCCTGGGAACGGGGGCTTGCGGAGCGGTGACGACGCACGATCTATCGCTGGCGGAGCTGGCGAATGAACCCGGCGCGCACGTGGTGAACGTCCACTTCCGGGACCACCTGGAGGACGGAAAGATGGTGTTCGACTACAAGCTCCGTCAGGGCGTGGTGGACACCACCAACGCGCTCCGAGTGCTGCGCATGGCCGGGGTGCCCGTCAAAGAGGCAGAGCCGACCCTGCACTGA
- the mrpC gene encoding Crp/Fnr family transcriptional regulator MrpC: protein MHGFNRPLGPIGSNVVAPLQTTSSGMMVTANKIVPGQEAIDFKGYFKVESFPHNSVIYRYGDTTDRVYLLKSGRVRLMRVGKNGTRSVVSILRPGEIFGEVFRPEGTSIEEMAIASGEAEVWSIEGRDFRAQLEARPALALDVVRAYAERVRALRKRVLGLTFKEVPARLADTLLTLVEAHGERCPHGGETDLRGITQQDLADLVGASRSFVSTLINEMKRDGVLGNVGRILCVRDQKALRKIAGKEK, encoded by the coding sequence ATGCACGGCTTCAACCGTCCCCTCGGCCCCATCGGTTCCAATGTCGTTGCCCCGCTGCAGACCACCAGCTCCGGCATGATGGTGACCGCCAACAAGATCGTCCCTGGCCAGGAGGCGATCGACTTCAAGGGTTACTTCAAGGTCGAGTCGTTCCCGCACAACTCGGTCATCTACCGCTACGGCGACACGACGGACCGCGTGTACCTGCTCAAGTCGGGCCGCGTGCGGCTGATGCGGGTAGGCAAGAACGGCACCCGCTCGGTGGTGAGCATCCTTCGCCCCGGGGAGATCTTCGGCGAGGTGTTCCGTCCCGAGGGCACGTCCATCGAGGAGATGGCGATCGCTTCGGGCGAGGCCGAGGTGTGGTCCATCGAGGGCCGTGACTTCCGCGCGCAGCTCGAGGCGCGGCCTGCCCTGGCGCTGGACGTGGTGCGTGCGTACGCCGAGCGCGTGCGTGCCCTGCGCAAGCGCGTGCTGGGGCTGACCTTCAAGGAGGTTCCGGCGCGGCTGGCCGACACCCTCCTGACGCTGGTGGAGGCGCACGGTGAGCGCTGCCCGCACGGCGGTGAGACCGACCTGCGCGGCATCACCCAGCAGGACCTGGCGGATCTGGTGGGCGCCTCGCGCTCGTTCGTGTCGACGCTCATCAACGAGATGAAGCGTGACGGCGTGCTGGGCAACGTGGGCCGCATCCTCTGCGTGCGTGACCAGAAGGCGCTGCGGAAGATCGCTGGCAAGGAGAAGTAG